Within Drosophila biarmipes strain raj3 chromosome 4, RU_DBia_V1.1, whole genome shotgun sequence, the genomic segment ATTCTGACAGGGTCTCAGACACCCTGTTAAGTATTTTTTGGATCGATAAAAAGCAGCTTATTCTGTAAGGCCtactaaaatcaaaatttcaagTTTTGActtaaatttttcgaaatacgtCCTTAATAAGCAGGGCTAAGCTGACTTTGACAGGAGCGTCGTTCAGCAAAACAACATTATACTTGGTCACTGCTCAACGTTCACGACAACTAATGATGATGCAAAATTTCATGCATCATGTGAGTGGCAAAAATTCATGCACCATGGTCAGTAAAAATGTAGCGTAAATATGGTACGTTATCGGGTATCGCTCAGGTAAATATCGATAAGAAGtaagaaaattattatttcaaaacCATTAGGTAGTTGACTTTTATACATCTGTTTTTGCCTCTTTAATTTCTATTTGTCAAAAATTGTTGTACTCAAACGTGTAGTTGTGGGGCGCCGAATTTCGTTTCTATAAACGACATTTCAATAAACCcatatattaaaatcatacGTTTGAACCACCTTAGTGATAGTGTTTATttagtgttttatttttattgttcatAGTATACATGTACTACCACTTTCCCAGATGGTGCACCAAATATCATGGTAGTTTATTGGAAGGAGCATTGGAAGagaactaatttaattaacattaaataaaaccatagtttttatacatacatttaattaaatattttaattaaaaatttgtgtaCTACTACTGTAAAATAGATAGTGTTTGCATTTCCCATCTGATGCCTTAATCTTAAAAAGGTCATATAAAACTGTCGTTAAGTTCAGCTAGCTGCAAAAGCTAGAAAAGTGGGATTATGTAGgcaaattttttgatttcctaTACAGCACTTCCCGCATAAGGTTGTCATCAGCATTTTCccatattttcaaaattttattttatttaaacggTCAATACTTATCGGTACATTAATATGTGTTTAATTCGGACTGTTAGTAAATAATCTTTGATCAATTACAGTCAAAACAAGGTTAGGGTCGACAAAACCAGTGATAACAAGGGAGAACGCTATAATTGATCCTCGACTATTAAATACCCGTTACTAAGcataagggagcaaaagggaaatggataTATAAGCATCAAAGTGGTATTCTAAAGCGCCATCTATCCCctatttcaatatatggtaTGTGTTTTgcccatttgtgggcgttgcagtgggcgtggcaaatcgATAGGTATTCCCAAGTAAACTTGCGCTTCACAGGAAGCCTAGGAACTGCATGGGACACTCCTCTAGCTTTGTGTAGTTCTACCTGTTACGTAGAGTGaaaaagtttagaaaaaataaacactttaaaaaggtatctatattttaaataaataaatatattcgccACTTAATGGTAGAGCTGGgatgtttgaaaaaaataaaatgtatgaatgaaaaaaaaaataatattatttatcgCAAGTGGAAGAAAACTTTGGAATAACTTAGCTTGTGGGTATCGATTAAAAGAAATCGAGCTCCAGGATCTCcgtttttgtaaattatttgaaacaaatttaatataaaatcttTCCGACAAATgttacaaaatgtattttaccGTATAACACCCGCCTTGTTTTGcttcttttaaatataacttCTTTTTAGGTAAATTAGATCTTATTTcgtatttcattaaatttaaatgtaaattttttgttatatgGTGACAAAACTTTTATTAAGCCAGGCTATGGCACATTTCAAAAATGCTTCAGCCGACAGAAGTCGCATTCGCCTACAagttaaaactaatttaaattaacacaaaagtttgtttttttattgattctttcaaaagtaagaaaaaaaaacattacaaGGTAAAGCATtcaataatttcaaaatttcacAGGCTTATTACTTAATATACAATTTCGAAATTTCGAAAAGAAATTTAAGTTACCCAAAAGGAatccaacattttttaataattattttttcttaagaaATGGCTTAAAAGTAATCACTGTTTTCGACATACGTAAggatattttttgttttgcttatttatattgcttttcttgttttacgAACTCTTTCTTGTTGTTTGCTTAATTTACTTTCTTTTCATGTTTAGGTTCAGTGCAAATCATTTCGATGGCAAATGTCCAAACGGAACGCGGTGAGTTCACATCCCGATCCCATTTTGAACTAACTATGCACTCACatacataaaatagttgtaGAACAGTGTGTATTGGGGCTTCGATCACACCCAAATAAGTCAAGACAGATTTACTGcggttttattgttttcttaAAGGTGGTTCcaatattatttgaaaaaaatgtctaAAGCCTTTGAGgctttttacattttacaatttattacgCCAAGCTACCCACACAATATGAAGTGTCTCAACTTTACTTTCAGATTAACTCATCCAAATATAGTGCAACTCCTGGAAACGTATGAAGACAAGTCGAAGGTGTACCTAGTTATGGAGTTGTATGTGACTCTAATCTAAACCGTTCTCTAGTTAGGCCAAGctatttgtttacttttatttctgGATTTAACAGGGTTACTGGTGGCGAACTTTTTGACCGCATTGTGGAAAAGGGGTCCTACACTGAAAAGGACGCTTCTCATCTGATAAGACAGATTCTAGAAGCGGTAGATTATATGCATGAGCAAGGTGTCGTCCATCGTGACCTTAAGGTAAATCaatataaatactaaaaacTATTACCTTTCTTACTTACAGATGGTTATATGTGGCACGCTGCAGAGAAAGTACCtgttttatgaaatatgtgaATTACTTTGTAGTCGGCTCCTTTATTCTCTAAACATATATTAAGGTTTTAAAAAGTCGCTTCGTGAAGGCTACAAACGAATATATGATTTCTATTTCATTATCTGTTTTTCTACTATCtggtaaaatttttttattatttcagaatGTTCAGAACTATTGTAACTAAATTGTCAGCAATTCCTTAAACATTTGAACGCATTAttacttctcatttgcaaaaTTTTTGCAACTCTTTAACAATAACGTGTCACcgtatatatacaaatttgaATGAAGCCTTTGAATCTGTAAACCACTCTCATCTTTTATTAAATCAGCCCGGGTTTCCGAATACTCTGTTAACTTGGATTTAAGGTTGTTTTTTTCTACTGCCTCGGTGTATAATTTAGGCATTTTGCCGCTTACTCttgataaatattaatagaTTCCAGGAATAGTGTCAGTacaatcattttaaatttaaattacaataagGGCTACGTTATGATTTTCCATAGAGGTACCCCAACGTTAATGAGTTTATCTCTTCACAACTCCTTTGATAGATTTACCAACTCTTGTAAATCGCAGTAATCTTAAATCGTACTGATTACGTAGATTCCGCCAAATCTTCAATATTCTTTGTAATAAATTTCAAGCAAGTGACAAACGCACctttaacaaacaaaagttattATATCAACTTTTTTGAACACATGTATTATATGATATACCGGgccaaatgcaaacaaattttatttgtgaaTACAACAAAATGTTCATTTATTCTTGGAAGAAATTATAGTTCggattataattatatatcaaaatcggacgactatatcatatagctgtcatagaaacgatcaattttaagaatttcgatttaaatttaataaaaatcggtcgactctaacatatagccgtcaaaaaaaaaagtttaaaaaaattgaaaaattttttaattttttttaatatcactgaagctagcaacaatccttaaaaatttaacatggtgttactaacgttgattatttcttataactgcaagggtaacACCTTTCTCgtttaataaagtttttctTTGGAAGCGCGTGGGACGAGAACGTCTCTTGCATTTTTAACTGTAAAAAGTGAAGTTCGTGCTTCGTGTCTTGAAAAATTTGGTTGCTTTCAGACATCAattttagatacattttttcacaGGTAAGTTTAGTTCAATTTGAACAATATAGTTAAAATAGTAAAACCGCAAAGGTACATAAGTGAGCAGTAAAATTTTACGTAGTACAAATGTACCATTGTAGATACGTATGTACGGAAAACTaatcaaattgaaataataattatttatatgtacattcgtaatcaatatttttttatcaatatGTAATATTCACTTTGCTTCATATCTTTCAGAATCGCAAGAAAGAGATGGGCACACCAAGGACTGGACTGCGTAAAGAATAAAAGGACAagaaataaattgtataaagTGAAGTCAAAAAAGCAATCACCAAAGCACTAATCAGTACACCCCCGTGGAgatggaaataaattaaaaagatttaaaataaatatttaaataataaaaataaatgtcctTTGGGCATCTTTCACTTAACGATGTATgatatttttatcatttttttctaCCTACCTACTGGCCACTAGATTcgtttccgacctcataaagtgtatatactcttgat encodes:
- the LOC108036001 gene encoding calcium/calmodulin-dependent protein kinase type 1 isoform X3, with translation MPLFGKKDSGKKAKAKDIRELNKQVSIEEKYNLHGLLGTGAFSEVRLAESKETPGDHFAVKIIDKKALKGKEESLENEIRVLRRFSANHFDGKCPNGTRLTHPNIVQLLETYEDKSKVYLVMELVTGGELFDRIVEKGSYTEKDASHLIRQILEAVDYMHEQGVVHRDLKNRKKEMGTPRTGLRKE